In Helicoverpa zea isolate HzStark_Cry1AcR chromosome 3, ilHelZeax1.1, whole genome shotgun sequence, the sequence TATCccattgtttctttttaaaaatgattatcattttaatataattcatTTATGATTGTGGTTCTGACCCTGCCTCGTTTAAGCGATATAACTATTTTAATGGTACATATTACAAATTGTTACATTTCCCTTACAATAACTACGTCACTAAAAAGCTTGACCAAATATTTTTAGGCCGATAGGAACTGAACGAACAAAAATGATATAAGTAAATCTAAAAGAATTGTCAAAAAAATCGCTATAGACAAAATCGAAATGTGCTCTAAAGTCGACTAAAATTTCttcaatgttattttttcaGAACTGCGATTTTCAACGCTCATAAAATAACTGTATTCTTAGACTAACTCTCACTTACGTTAATTACAAAACTTACCTTAGAGCACTGTGATAGTAACATCCAAGTTAGTAATGTCGTTTAGGGCGCCTCGCAATTTGgcataaaaccattttttaatGTGACGACCGTCTGTTACATAACATTGACACATTTGCAATCGCTTCCATTTGACAGTTCAAATTGCTTGGCGATAGCAATTCATCTTGTCATATCAAAGCCATCGTGAATGGCAATTTGTTACGTAATAAGGCttctaaattattgaaataaaccataaaaaaaatgtaagttgtTAAGGCCTACTGAAATTTAGGCTTTTGTTATAGGCATTgatttacaataattaacaaaTCGAATTGAATAAACAGTAACATTTTAAACTATCGTTTTTAcaaaatttcatgcaacaacatgtaacatattacaatatttcaCTACTTTTGGAACAGGAAAAATACAACGACGTAAATCAATTTGTAAATGTAACAAATAAggatgagttgcaccattttacTATAACGAGAACCGAATCATAACCAGCCGTACACGCCTCCCGTAGGTTAAATCAacaatttgacaactgaaaatggtaccttgatagttaaatggtgcaaccgaCCGTTTTCTAAATTCAAACAATTTTGACAAACGCAATTCTGTCTAATATACAAAGGTTTTGAAAAAGGAATAAGCGACAGAACATTCATTTAAAACTATTCGTATTCgatattttaaacaattattttatggttttcttttgtttttgctattAAGTGATGACCAGGGTCGAGGCGAGGCGCGTCCTGAGAGGTGTCAATTCCTGTAACTATGAGTTCTCTGGTTCATCCCAGTCGATGCTGGCCCACAGCGGCAGTTCAGTTTCGTATTCCCAGCCGGGGCCCTGTGGAAGATATTATTGTGttcatattatgtatattttgtttggaaCATTTTACGGACTCTTCAGTCACATAATATAATTGAGTATGTTCAATATGCAGTTTGGTTTTTGATGTACTAGCCAGCCTAAACCAAATTGAGAACGAGTTAGACAGAATGTTGTGTAGTAGTTAGGAGTTTTTAGTGGGTTTAGGTTTTTTAGGAATTAAGCAATACGATCTGGGAGAAgtaaatgtataatttaagtTGTAAACACGacttcatgaaaataaaaataagaatcatTTTGATCTCTCTTCAATGAATTAATTAGCACTTGATGTAGATCAACGTATGAAAAAAGATCTCTTACCTTGTATTTCCAGGCATGTAGATACATAACGAGGTCCCTAGGCCTTGGGTCCCGGTACCTGACGCGGCACTCGTAACAGTGGGGGTCCGAGGACAGTGCATCATTGGACCCACTCGCCGAGCTGGTGGCCAACCCACTGGCGTGGCTGGATGCCGCTGGGGTGCAGCCTGTTTGGGTCGCCACTGTCACTTTATCTGACTGTTAGGACAAGGAAGATTTCAGTTAAAGTATCAGGTTGTGTGCTCAAGTGAAAATCAAGATTTGTATATTCAACTGATTGATCAATTTTCAAAAAGAAGGTGTCGTTACAACGCCAGTTCTTGGTAAAAGGAAGATTGTCTGCTTCGTAAGACAATGTGTAGAATTgctaacataaaataatactgttCAATAAGATGGATCTAATGACAAATTTTGGAATGCGTCAAGTTATTAATGTCATTCGTCAAACTCCCTAAAACTTAGGCTTTCTTTGGCCTCCCCAATTAAAAATGATGAAATCGATCATTCTTTACAAACCTTGGCATCATTGGAGTCGTCATTGAATGATGGAGAGGCGACGGGTGACGGCGCCAGTGTGCAGGGCGCTGGAGAGTTCACCTCTGATGGAGCCTCCGCGCCGCTTGATGGGCTCGGAAGAGTTGCTGGTGGAAAAAGTCATGATTAGACCAAGTGATCCAAACAGGGTCTGATTACAATAGCATTATCAATAGAACATCGTCCATATTGTAGGGACATTGCTCCTGATTTTACTatgattaaaagaaataaaattttttCCTTACCTAAAAATAGGCAAATCTTTCATCGGTTTCACAGTTAGAGCAGTGTTAGTTAGTGAATCAGGTTCATATGATAGATCGATGTTCCCTTGTTATTAAAATGACTAGGAGTTGGtgtttatgaaataaaagtCTTACGGGTCATGATAGATGAAGGCGTGACTCCTGGTGCTGGTGACTCTAACCTCGGCGACGACTCTCTTGAAGCAGGCCCTGTGTCGCAGTCATCCTCACCAACTGTTGAGAAGGATATAGTCAGTTTTgctgttaaaattaataatagctATTCCCTGAAGTTAACTTTACTTGAACACCTATaccataattaattttatactcAGCAGATGCTATTTCTGAGAAAATCTTCAATTCCCAATATGCCCACTTTCCACTAGACGAAACAAGTTCATATTAATCCTCTTCTATCAGTATGAAACAGGCTAGTAAGTATTatacaactaaataaataataattataaataatgtcgggatacctttttcacacacggtcggttagccccatggtaagttatttatttacttgtgttatgggtgctaacacaactgataaactacatatagctacatatatacatatttataaatagatatcataacacccagaccacagccaacaagcatgctcatcacacaaatgtcgaccgaaccgggaatcgaacccgggacctcaggttcggcggtccggcatgatgaccattgcgccattgaGGTCGTCATTTTATGCGACAGTATAGTCATCAACGACATAGTACATATTCTCAAACTTCTTTTCCGTACTAAAACTCACCTTTATCATCAGACACCGGCTTAGAGAACAGCAGATCATCATCAGCAGCATCAACCCCAAGCCAGTTCTCAGCATTATGGATAGCTATCAGGTCTCTGACTAGCTGCTCGTCTGTCTTACCCCCCGTGTCTCCGCCCTTACCTCGGAGGGGGCCAAAGACCGGGTGGTTGTATAGAGGGTCGTTTACTACTGGGTAACCTAGGGAAGAAGTTTAGATTATATTATTGTGCTTGAGTCTAGAGGTTCCtctagtaatatttttttgaagttcCTTGTAACACGAGCTTATTTACCAATCTTGAAGTTCCTTTTGGATACAAGCTTTAGATCAAGATGATGCTTGTAGCGGAAAACGCTCATAATACGAGTACTTAGGTTGAACAAACCCACAATGAATTTGTCCCTTATGGCTTGATCCCTTATCCACTTCACATCGTCGCATAAAGTGGTATAAAGACATATCAGTATGTAAGTGGACGATTTAATGTGACACAACAGACACGAATTCAAAAATGGTAAGTTATTCTAAAAAAATCCTCACCCAAATACTGCAAATGCACTCTGATCTGATGCATTCTGCCCGTCTTAGGCTTGCAGAGCACGACACTGGTGTTGCTGTTCACGTTGTACCCAAGCCGCTTGAACACGGTGGAACAGTCCTTGCCTTTCGGAGACACCTTGCAGACTCCGATCTTGTAGCTCACGACTTCTATTGGCTCTTGGCATTCGATTTCTTCACTGCAATTTGAGGTTTCAATTAGACTGAATAAGTCTTTATTCTTTCAAGCATTTTAGAGTTGGCTTTAAGTCTAATAAATCTTCACCATCTGCTATCTACAAACCCTAAACTATTAGTTTTTTACATGAATCGATTGCCTTTAAGATATTCGCAGATAATCGCAATACCCCTTTTCTATCTCTTATGCCCATAggtaatctaaataaaataaaagctacTAGAATACCTTGTACTTTTAGCTTTACGAAAACCTTGCCGTTATTATAAGAATAAAACACGAATATCGATAAAAACTACTAGATTTTTTTACCGAAAGCCCTGAACCAGAATACAAAAGAGACCATCACCAATAAGAATTGAAATCGCTCAAACGACTCTCCGCAAAGCTGAACATGACagaattttaacttaaaattcCTGGGAAAAGCATTCTTGTCATCCGAGGCGCGAACTTACACCTAGTTGGGCTAAAATCTGTTGATTGGACTGGAACATTGTAAATCTACTGAAAACTCGTTATTGACTGACAAAtcgaaaataaaatacgaaCGAATCGTTGGAAGTTGGAAGAAAATGAATTTTCCGTCCATTCTCaatttgaatacaattttattatgatgGAGTTCTTTTGGGtaggaatgttttaattttgggaaaatAATAGTATCAATAGTAGCTTTCACCATCTTTcttatatttaactttatgaGTAAGTTTCTTAGTTACATTTGCTGCTAATGCTGATCTGACTGTGATTACATTTTCGTATGAGCGATTTCGCATAAAGGATTCACACACTACAGGTAACTCAAAAACTGTTACAGTCAACAATTTAGGAGGGCTAATTTTCGTAGAAATGTAAAAACGTCCTTCTCACTAACGTAAGTATACCTCGAAACCCACACTACAACATAACATACATAGACACCCTCAGCTTATCAACACACGTTTTGTGTGTGTAGATATGTGTCATAATCTTAGTTAAGCCAGGCTAATCTCGGTAACAATGCCAGGGGTACAGTTACGTATAGAATCCCGGTATCGTTTCTCAAACCAGAAATATTATTCTTTGATAGTCAACCACtcgtatcaaaataaaattctaagaAGCCACGTTAAGTCAAATATAGAGGATAAAACTGACtacatataggtatttatttttgatactaTGCGTCCTCATAGCTAAATCATTTGTAAATTGATGAGCTGACCACTAAAACCCCTACAAGAAAATCTGGACTCagtatattatttttctacGGATATAAGACTTCATAGATACGTGtcctcaaaaataatatttacgaaCTGCAGCGAACGaagatgcatttttatttaagcaCTCACTAAGCTACACGATGTTCAAGaatcaataaacatttttgattGGCTTGTCAGCTCAAGAGTGTCATATTTAGAAAAAGTTATCACAAAAACCACCTCTATGTTGACGACTTAAGGTCCGGTTTCCCTTGGACGTTTATAATTGGTACCGTCATCAATGTTATTGCAATAATATTACAAGATCGATATCGAGTTCAGTGCTCCAGAAAATATCGACATTTGAAGTCATTTCATTTAACTAAGTCATTGCTTTTATAGCGTACTGCTATGCAAGTGTGATTGGCGCTTCATTGTTAGTGTTGGACTATAAATTAAATGGCATTTTACTCATACATTGTAAATTATATTCCCCGTTAACTTTAGATACTATTAGAAGGTTTAGATACTATTCTTTAAACAACTTCTTATTGCAGCTGACATCTACCGCGCCTTGAAGATTACTGTTTTATtctacactagccgttttcccgcggtttcacccgcgtcccgtgggagctactgcccgcaccgggataaaatagagcctatgttactcgcagataatagctttctaatggtgaaagaatatttaaaatcggtccagtagtttttgagtttatccattacaaccaaataaacaaacaaacaaagttttcctttttataatattagtatagacataCTTAAGATTACTGATCATTCTACATATAACTTTCTTGAGAATCACATACAGGCTGTCTTTCAGTAGGATCAATTCTTTTGCTTTGAACATAAGCcttaccaaaaaaaaagaagtatgtATATCCACATTtggaattgaaaaaaataagaatgaGTATCCTATGACACATTACCTTTCCATTTATAAGCATTatcaaaacacattttttttaacttgctATATATTTGTTTTAGTAAGCTAAAGTAGTTCACTTACTCTGGGAATTCTCCGTCGACTCTACAGACGTATTCCTTCTGTACTTGTCTGTTCCTGATCTGATGTTCCATCTGTCTCGCCTTCTTTGGACTCCTTCCGAATAGTAGGAGACCTATGAGTTTGGATAACATTAATATTGAGAAGAGAATTTATCAATGTGTAATCGGCGACggttatattataatatcatcGTCGCGAATGAACTAATGTTGTAGACGCCCCACAGGAAATAACATTTCACCAGCTTTGCTTAAGTTTTAGTTAGGGGTAAACTTTATCCAGTTATGAGATTCAAAAAAATTTGGgaacttttcaaaaataaacgcCCGATAAACCGAAATTGACTTAAAAATTGAATCCATGACATAAGAAGCTCAACAGACAATCTAATATTACCTACTAACTAAACGTTTAAGTTTTAAATCTCGCTAACAAGACAgcataaataaaacagcaataacAATTTAAACATAAAGACCGACCGCTAACATTTACGAAAATAAAACTCTACCCTAAATCTTGAaagacgaaaaaaataaaagcaaccTAACATTTACaccaattaaaaattcagtgagTGTAATTTTTCAAAAGGCTCCTTTTGATGCTGCGAAGAAAGATTTCGCTGTTTAGAGCAATCTCACCTGACGTTAGCCTGTCGAGTCTGTGAATGGTCCTTAAGTTCTTCAAGTTGTACTCTTTTGCGAGTATAAAAACGACGGTGTTGTGCCGGTATCTTCCACATGGATGAACCTAGAAAACAATTTTTGTTATTCAGATTTAAATTTTGAGCTAGTTCAAATATccactatacaaaatattgaGTTTAAACATGCTTTTTGAATGAGAAggaaaatagaatataatttaagATATGATAAAGAATTATTTGATTGTAACCATCACAAACATCATTTGGTACAACAATGCAAAATTTAATAtatcaataacaatatttttgttgattttaaatAGGTAACGCATAACAAGACatctgatgatgataaaaaaagtGATGACGACGAACAAAGCAAAAATGATGATGCAAGCAAATATGATACATGAGCATTATAAGATGAAGtgcacacaaatataataatacctGGTCCGCGCAGTCCTGATGATAAATATACGATAAAACGAAGCAAAATCAATAATActatattgatatttattaccATGCATAAGGAAGTGTCAAAGCATAACTCAAGTGCTAAGATACAATAAGCGAGTACCGAGCTATGAAAACAATACATTTCGAGAGAttgattgcaaaaaataattttggaatGAACACAGACAGCACAGGGagtgaaaattttgaaaatcagccaattgatttttgaatattttagtatATTGAAAGACTACCTGTTTTGGTatctaagggtgcttacataaagaaacaggtttccggtacagacaaacctgtacgggtaggtaccgaacagtgcaggtataatatttcaatacaatcctattgactcacatgtatattttatatttatctcaGGTAAGTTGCAACCTGTttactcacttataaagaaacaggtaagttacaacctgtttctttataagtgagtcaataggattatttgaaatattatacctgcactgatcggtacctacccgtacaggtttgtctgtaccggcaacctgtttctttatgtaagcaccctaagaaATACAAACCACATGCAGAAGAcaatacattaaaatttttaattctcTAAAAGTTGAAATGAAAACCCGCATGCATGAAATTATTCGTCGTTTTACGTATTTCCGATGTGTGCCGTCTACGTGAAATcgagtttgtatttatttataggctATACAAACTGCCAGTCTACTCACAATTTGTTACTACAAACATTTGGGTAAAAACTTTTCAGAATTACCAAAAAAGGGACGCACGACAAACTCCTAATTGAATCGACGTAAGCTTTTGCAACTCAATTTACCAAAAtgtaagagaaaatattttcgaAACTTATTTCTGAATAACAATAATAGGGTCaagttaaaatatttggatAACACGGTACCCGCTTGAAAGAAATGAGATAGGAAGTATTTGGGGTTCGGAATACTCAAGTTCTGGACCACTTTCAAGTGGTATTTTCAACAAGACCGCACATTTTCAACTCCGTTTGTGGTATTATGTTTCAAACTGTGCAGATCACAATCTAGTCAGACTCTGACAGCGTACTTCGTTTGGACCGAGAAAAAATCAACCCCGAATTTCAGTTCGCTATTCGCGAgcagatttattttctttctctttGTACTTTCAACGGTCTTTTTTAACGTGTCGttcttttttgttgaaaaagagaaaataatCTATTGTTGAAAAAATCATGATGTTACAAAAAGGTTTCACTAACGTGAGGGATTATTTAATTGCCAACGATTTTCTGTCTGCTCACAAAGGTTTTGGCAAAGCTGGGGTTGGCAAAGGCATTAAGGTTTTTGTCTGTCGTAATGCCATTAGGTATTGGAaaggaaaaggaaaatattgatattgaagTTGTATAATATGTAGAGGGTGATTCGCGGTCCAGACGCGAGTCAGAGCTTGACGATGATGGCAAACGGTCCCAACGCATGACTCACCGGCAGCGAGCAAGGCTTGTCTAGCACGAGATGCTCTTCATCCACGTGTATGATGCGCAAGGGACCAGCGAGCACTGGAGTTTCGTGCCTGGCCCACCACGGACACAACATTGTACATTACGGACTTTGTATAGTCTTATGATGTTGCAATTGCCTTTGAGAACAACTGTCTTACGTCAAAGAATTTTCTCTTCAACGTAATCAAAAATGTCTGCTTAGTTCAGGAATTTGGATTATCACACCAAACAATTcaaacttaagtttttttataaaaattctttGCTGTTACTAACTCAATATCCCCCTCTGCGTCGGCTGAAGAATTTAATAATGCAGAAAAATCCTTCTTATAAATATTTCTATCGAACACTGGACTTTAAATTGAAGATTATTGACGTTTGGGTTATTTACAAGATTTAGTTCTGTACATTTTAGAACTATGGCTTAACAAAAATGTCAGTTTAAACGTAACATCTCATCCAAATGTAATGGAGGATACAGAAGTACATAAAGCACATTGCTAACACCTAGaagcaaaatatttgtaaaattttggAAAGGAAGTCGTAAGGGATATTAAGGATACAAAACAGTAATACAAAGGTGATTTTAATGGCTTATTCTAATATGCACAGAGGGGTGGGAACATCAAAATTAATGAGATACGCAAAGTGCATTACAACATCATAGACAATGTAAATACTTAATACACTGGAGGCACAGCTTTATATAGGGTCCTACTTTTAAATGCATGACATTTTGTAGAACTTGTTCTGCAACTTGACTTGTAattattacacaaataaaatattaacgagTGATATACACACAAATGAAACCAGAATTGGGTAAAATTTCTGTAGCGTGCACGGTATGGTTTAAAATTGGCTGTCTTAAAAATAACTGAAGGAAGTAACAAAACAGGACCTTATACAAAGAACAATTGTTTGGCTGTACGCGAGAAGTTATTTACGACTTTCTAACTAATCCCGGTTGATTTGATGGCGGGATTCTCGTATCTAACATATAAAATAAGTTCAAGAGTGTTCCGAGTTTGTGTTGAGATTGTAACTTTTGTGTGAAACatacaaaagtaataaaatctaAATGAACGTGAACTTGGATCTGTTTGAACTGAATATaacaaatgaaatttaaattttgtgttttttgtagATGTGATTTCAGAAGAGAATATCGTTATGTTAAAAGAAGTTGTTTAGTAAGTAAagctatttaaaattaaagataGAGGCATTCGTTTGAGTGAAATTTAGTGCATTAGTATTAGTGCCGAAACAAAAAATCTACCTATAGATGTTGAAAATGAAGTCGATCATGTAATCGATAAAGAAAACCAGAGTACCacaattgattattttttataaatgaagttatataaaat encodes:
- the LOC124645648 gene encoding RNA pseudouridylate synthase domain-containing protein 2-like isoform X2, producing the protein MQAGGGWFLPWTMGLQKFAVALPMGGVVPLVPPLLAALPPAPPPLRLIAPPQLPHQQPGRKGEKDNGKNCILSCEKRKADDTDINKDLKKAKLETKALKAKRPGFTDDRYNETSYYIENGLRKVYPYYFTFTTFTKGRWVGEKILDVFAREFRAHPAAEYERCIRAGTLTVNYERVDPDYRLKHNDLLANVVHRHETPVLAGPLRIIHVDEEHLVLDKPCSLPVHPCGRYRHNTVVFILAKEYNLKNLRTIHRLDRLTSGLLLFGRSPKKARQMEHQIRNRQVQKEYVCRVDGEFPDEEIECQEPIEVVSYKIGVCKVSPKGKDCSTVFKRLGYNVNSNTSVVLCKPKTGRMHQIRVHLQYLGYPVVNDPLYNHPVFGPLRGKGGDTGGKTDEQLVRDLIAIHNAENWLGVDAADDDLLFSKPVSDDKVGEDDCDTGPASRESSPRLESPAPGVTPSSIMTPTLPSPSSGAEAPSEVNSPAPCTLAPSPVASPSFNDDSNDAKSDKVTVATQTGCTPAASSHASGLATSSASGSNDALSSDPHCYECRVRYRDPRPRDLVMYLHAWKYKGPGWEYETELPLWASIDWDEPENS
- the LOC124645648 gene encoding RNA pseudouridylate synthase domain-containing protein 2-like isoform X1 encodes the protein MQAGGGWFLPWTMGLQKFAVALPMGGVVPLVPPLLAALPPAPPPLRLIAPPQLPHQQPGRKGEKDNGKNCILSCEKRKADDTDINKDLKKAKLETKALKAKRPGFTDDRYNETSYYIENGLRKVYPYYFTFTTFTKGRWVGEKILDVFAREFRAHPAAEYERCIRAGTLTVNYERVDPDYRLKHNDLLANVVHRHEVPVTSQPITLVHIDEDIVVVNKPASIPVHPCGRYRHNTVVFILAKEYNLKNLRTIHRLDRLTSGLLLFGRSPKKARQMEHQIRNRQVQKEYVCRVDGEFPDEEIECQEPIEVVSYKIGVCKVSPKGKDCSTVFKRLGYNVNSNTSVVLCKPKTGRMHQIRVHLQYLGYPVVNDPLYNHPVFGPLRGKGGDTGGKTDEQLVRDLIAIHNAENWLGVDAADDDLLFSKPVSDDKVGEDDCDTGPASRESSPRLESPAPGVTPSSIMTPTLPSPSSGAEAPSEVNSPAPCTLAPSPVASPSFNDDSNDAKSDKVTVATQTGCTPAASSHASGLATSSASGSNDALSSDPHCYECRVRYRDPRPRDLVMYLHAWKYKGPGWEYETELPLWASIDWDEPENS